The Pectobacterium carotovorum genome includes a window with the following:
- a CDS encoding DUF1488 domain-containing protein has translation MNQAIQFPDRESWDDKVMAIRFPVLVNGFQQECLVSATQLQQRYGGDSPEQWLALFREYRWDLEDELEKMIVAEEWDDEDCYSLS, from the coding sequence GTGAATCAGGCGATCCAGTTCCCAGATCGTGAAAGTTGGGATGATAAGGTAATGGCGATTCGTTTTCCCGTTTTAGTGAATGGCTTTCAACAGGAATGCTTAGTGAGCGCAACACAGCTCCAGCAACGCTATGGCGGCGATAGCCCTGAACAGTGGCTGGCGCTGTTCAGGGAATATCGATGGGATCTTGAAGATGAATTGGAAAAAATGATCGTTGCTGAAGAATGGGATGATGAAGATTGCTACTCGTTGTCCTGA